CATGAGGTCGTCGGGCGATTAATATGGGGTGATCACGACTTCGTAGGGAAAAAAAGCCCCCCGCTAGATATTGGCAATTTAAAGAAGGGCATCGAAGATAAGGAGGAGTCTGTCTCGAAAAAAAAGCAACAAGTTAGTAATCGATCTTATTTTGCAAATATTGTGAGTAAGAATACGGATAAAATTATCAATCTTGCGGTGATGTCGGACCACCCTACTTTAGGCCTTTGGGGTTGCTTAAGTTCCTTAGCCTTATGTTCCATCGATAATAACCGCCGTTTTAATTCTCCAAAAAAATTTGCTGCAAGAGCGGTAGCGGAGATTTTAACTAATGAGGTCTTGAAGGATAAGGTTGTCTTACATGTCTTAGATGGAACCATTATGCAATTTGCTGGAGGGCCTGATTTTGTCGCAAATTATGCGGAGTCTCTGGGATTGATCATGGTTGGGCAAGATGCTGTTGCGATGGATTCTATGGTGCGTAAACGAATAGAGAAGGCTCGTCAAGCACGTTCCGTGGTTCCATTAAGTGGTAATGCCCTTCACATAGAGGCTTGCGAATCATTTGGACTGGGAACTACTACTGAGGCGGAGATAGAATTGGTTCTTTTACCCTAGAGTTTCCTAAATACTTTGAAATAGCCCCAAGATGAATATTGCGCTAATATATTTGTTCAGAATTTGCTTATGCTAGTCAGTGAAGTGATACATTTTGATAGTGCGAGAACGCTCTCAAATTTATTGGGCAGTGATAATAGAGCTCTAGGTTCTGTGAATGAGGCTTTTTCAGTTGAGACAACTACTCGTGATGGATGGGTAAAAATTAATGGCCAGGCCGAAGCTGTAGAGGCAGCAAGCACGCTTTTTCGCTTTTTAGAGGGAGCCCTACGTAAAGGCATTTCGATTCGTAAGCATGAGCTTCATTATGCAATTTCTGCAGTCAAGGAGGGCAATCTAGATGAGTTAGAAGGTCTGTGGGCGACCGGCATTAGTCTTTCCAATCGCAAACCCATGGTTTTAGCCAAGACTTTTACGCAAAAGCAGTATCTAGCAGCAATCAAGGAAGTAGATCTTGTTTTTGGACTAGGCCCGGCGGGGACGGGCAAGACTTTTCTAGCAATGGCGGCAGCATTAAAAGCACTAAAGAAAAGCGATGTCAGTAAGGTTATACTCACCCGCCCGGCTGTTGAGGCAGGGGAAGCTTTAGGGTTTCTTCCTGGGGATCTTCAAGAGAAACTTTACCCTTATCTTCGCCCACTTTATGATGCACTTCATGATTTGATGGATCGCGAAGAGGTGCAGAAATTCTCAGATAAGGGGCTGATTGAAGTTGCTCCTTTGGCTTACATGCGTGGGAGAACTCTCTCTAAAGCTTTTGTAATCTTAGACGAAGCTCAAAATGCGACAACCGAGCAGATGTTTATGTTCTTAACTCGGATGGGTGAAGGTTCGAAATGTGTAATAACAGGGGATGTTTCGCAGATTGACTTGCCAAGAAATCGAAAATCAGGATTGATTGAAGCCTTGGATGCGCTGCAAAATACTAAAGGTATTCGTTTTGTTACATTTAAGGATTCTGAGATTGTTCGTCATGAGTTGGTGTCCCGCATCGTGCAAGCTTATCAAAAGCACCGAACGAAGCCGGAATAAGAAGTAAAGAATGAGAGACTGGTTTAAAAAGCAAATGTTGGTGCGTCGAGGCTTGAGTTCTGGCAAATCGCGTCGCCAGTCGAAGTCGGAGGAGTGGAGGGAGTACTTTGATACGAGTATGAAACTCCGGGCGATTGTCTTAATCCTAAGTTATCTAGGCTTGATCCGTATTGGTCTCTGGCAGAATACCCCAGAGATTCTTGGAGAGACCGTTGTATTGAGCCTTTTACTCATGGGTATGTGCGTTATTATTTTGCCTCTGACCTACCAGAAAATTTGGCGAAATAACCGTCTACTAATTCTTTTATTGGGTAGTGTCATGTTAAACGCAATGCTCAATAAATGGCTTTATACTTATAATTTTCCAATAGACTTTATCGAGACTACTGGTGCTGCTTTTTTGGTGCCATCTGCTATTGGTTCTATGGCTTGCACGGTACTTATTTCAGCGAATGTTGGCCTACTGGTAGCTTTTTTGGTTGCGGTGTCGGGAAGTGTTTTTGTCGAGTCGAGTCCAGCCATATTCTTTAGCAGCTTGCTAACTGGTTTTTCAGCAGTTTATTTTTGCAGGAATATTCGCAGACGTTCAGATTTATTAATTGCCGGTATGGGTGTTGGCCTGGTGGGTATGGGCATCGTTTTTAT
This portion of the Verrucomicrobiota bacterium genome encodes:
- a CDS encoding DUF362 domain-containing protein yields the protein MKYRILVGAILLGLNGPFLLHASKLRTDQEGQPEIVKNEKEVRLGPNSRLILVEDSNMINQFKLNNELARNRFEEAVLAFTEKPNLQEAWKSLVHSSDRVGIKINTKGSTVFQSKPVFVDSVVSGLLSAGVAKENITIWDDSQDELKAAGWRVDGVPARGARVSSVVPGTGYDAEQFLFHEVVGRLIWGDHDFVGKKSPPLDIGNLKKGIEDKEESVSKKKQQVSNRSYFANIVSKNTDKIINLAVMSDHPTLGLWGCLSSLALCSIDNNRRFNSPKKFAARAVAEILTNEVLKDKVVLHVLDGTIMQFAGGPDFVANYAESLGLIMVGQDAVAMDSMVRKRIEKARQARSVVPLSGNALHIEACESFGLGTTTEAEIELVLLP
- a CDS encoding PhoH family protein → MLVSEVIHFDSARTLSNLLGSDNRALGSVNEAFSVETTTRDGWVKINGQAEAVEAASTLFRFLEGALRKGISIRKHELHYAISAVKEGNLDELEGLWATGISLSNRKPMVLAKTFTQKQYLAAIKEVDLVFGLGPAGTGKTFLAMAAALKALKKSDVSKVILTRPAVEAGEALGFLPGDLQEKLYPYLRPLYDALHDLMDREEVQKFSDKGLIEVAPLAYMRGRTLSKAFVILDEAQNATTEQMFMFLTRMGEGSKCVITGDVSQIDLPRNRKSGLIEALDALQNTKGIRFVTFKDSEIVRHELVSRIVQAYQKHRTKPE